TGGTTGGCATAATGTTGCTTTATGACGGTTAAAGCGTCTGCTAGCTGTTTGATTTCGGTGGCGCGGATCGTTTTAATATTTGCGCGGATCACTTGCTCTTCAATACTAATGCGCAGCGACGAATACAGTTTACGAGAACTATCATCAAGTGTGTTGGCTACACTGGCTCCACAATTGTCTTTACATTCGACTATCCCTTCTTTATCGAGACGCAAGAGCGCATCACGCACGGGACCACGAGAGACGCCAAATTTTTTGGCTAGTTGATATTCATTAATTTTACTGCCAGGGGCCATAGCGCCGGAGATAATTTCTTCGCGAATAATGGTAGCGATTTGGCTTCTTACAGATGTAATCACGGGTGCATTCATCTAGGTTACCTTGTTACAGTGAATTCATATTTTTTGGCTTTCATAAATACAAT
This genomic window from Saccharobesus litoralis contains:
- a CDS encoding GntR family transcriptional regulator, yielding MNAPVITSVRSQIATIIREEIISGAMAPGSKINEYQLAKKFGVSRGPVRDALLRLDKEGIVECKDNCGASVANTLDDSSRKLYSSLRISIEEQVIRANIKTIRATEIKQLADALTVIKQHYANQAFDDMTVSLIDFHRLIVGLEDTSDSINVWHLIVMRMYMNFEPTSINDEKLNQYELFIAGLKNKDLNQTLKALKNAIK